GTGGAGCCGCTTCTCAACCACGCGGTAGCGCGTGGGCATGACGTACATTTTTAAGATGTTGAGACCGCAGAAGTCGCAGCCGAACAGCGGCAGGACTTTCGTTGCATCCCCAGGCACGGTCAACGTGGCGCTGAGAGTTTCCCAGCCCCAATCACTCCCCGGATGGCCAATTGGCACATCATCGCTCCATATCTCGGTATTACTGTCGTCGATCTCGATCCCGAAATTGACATGGGTTCCGACGTAGCCATTTACATCGCCCGTGAAGCGGTAGTTCGAGCCGGGGAAGTACACGTCCAACTCCAGGTCCGGGAGTTCGATTTCATCTTGATAGATCGGATCACTCCCGCCACGGTATTTTTCTTTTCCCTCGTCGTTGGTTTCATCGGCGTTCCACGCGTCGTACTCGAACTGGAACACCCCGCCGTAGCCGTTCTCGGCGCGGGTGAGGTGCATCTGGTCGCCGTATTCGAAGGTATAGGCTGGCAGCGCTTCTGTTCCACCGATGCCGAACTCCTGTACCTGGATCAACGTTGGCGTGTCACCTCCTTGGTCCCATTCGACGTTGGGGAAAATCAAATCTTCCGCATCGCTTGCGTAGGTGAATACGTACTTGCGGATCAACTCTTCATAGATCTCATCCCCGTCGGCATCGTGCTCGATGCGGATTTCGCTGAGCAAAGACCTCTTGAAGAGAATGCGGTAGCTCTTGTAATCCCGCCATTTCCCTTCGAAGTCCGTTCGAGGAATGCGGGTGAAGACGACGCGGTAACGACTGTGCGGATAGTAAATCGCCGAAGGATACACCGCAACGGTGTGATACGATTGATAACCGCTGCAGTGTCCCACGGAGACTTTCTGTTCGTACTCGTATTCGTAATGAATTTCCTGGCCATGGACGTTGCGAACTGTAAACAAAGGCCACTGCCAGCGGCGCAGCATCTCAACGCCGCAGGTGGTGAAATCGGGGTAGTACGGGCCTGGTCCGAAATAGTAACGCGTTCCTGTCTTGTCCCACACCAACCAGAACGAATTATCGATGGGATATCCGGCCGAACCTTCGATCGGATAATGGCGGATGCGCATGAAGGAATGGTCCGCCGTCTGGTACTCGACGTAATCGCCGTTGCCGTCGGTGCCCTCCCCTACAGGCAGCAGCAAGCCGCCCATGCCGTTGACGGTCAGCGAGAAGGTGTCATCGTCCTGGTAGTCGGAGGTGCCGTTCATGTTGCGCTGGATGTAGCCGGTGTCCAACGACCAGCCCATGCCCGCCCAATCGGCCTGGGTGTAGTTGTTGGCGCCGTCGACGGTCTGGCTGTTGTAGCTCAGTACGAGATTGGGCTGCAGCCCGCCGGGACCGGCAGGCACTTCGATGGGCAGCGAGTAGGTCCCTGCGCCGGTGAACCCGGCCACCTGGAAGTTGTCCAGGGTGGGCAGGCGCGCCGCCTCCCAGTCCTGGGTGTTGAAATCGAAGACCGAGAGGTGATCGACCTCGGCGGACATCACATTCGCCTCCGTGTCGACCATGGTCACCATCGGCACCCAGCCTTTGTCCTTCTTGCTGTAGTAGAAGATGGTCAGCGAAGACTCGTCACCGTGGATCTCGTCATCCTCGTAGTGCATCTCCAGCGTGAAGGAGGCAGTGAACTTCTCCACCAGGGCGCGAGTGTCGGCTCGCGCGGCGACGATCTCCACCGGATGCCCGCTCAGCGAGTCGGGGATACCAGAGTAGCGTCCGGCGTTGCGCACCCGCACAGTAAGTGATTGCTTTACGGCTTGTTTTGGGAATTTAATGCGTACCCGGCCGTCGAGTCCGTCGATCTCGCCGCCCTGGGCGCTCAATGTGAACAGGCTGCGGTCGCCCAAACTCAATTTGGCTTCGGTCAGCACGACTTCGTCCTGCAGCAGCTGGGCAGCGATGGCGAAGGGACCTTCAGCATTGGGGGCGACCTTCCATTCGAATTCGCCCGTCTCACTTTCCACCGGCACGCGCAGCGTGAGGTTTTTCTGGTCCCATTCCTTTGAGTCCTGCCCGTGGGGGCGGATGCCCTCCGGCATGCTGATCGCCAGCTCGAGGTTTTCGGTCGATTCCAATTCGTTCCAACCTTCGATGG
The window above is part of the Anaerolineales bacterium genome. Proteins encoded here:
- a CDS encoding SpvB/TcaC N-terminal domain-containing protein → MKNNLLSMASVRILLCVSMLLGMAFPPGATVFAGVQHALDEKVDDMLFTGLAVNTGSESESLASIQPQAKAHPNLQPQTTGTPTGTATDTPTPTPTPTETGTPTPSTSATATTTDMETPTETPSATAEATDTPTWTKTSTPSMTAEATSTPTSTATDTASPTPTPSEIPLTLILETTEEAIMPGKSFTIAYAIEGWNELESTENLELAISMPEGIRPHGQDSKEWDQKNLTLRVPVESETGEFEWKVAPNAEGPFAIAAQLLQDEVVLTEAKLSLGDRSLFTLSAQGGEIDGLDGRVRIKFPKQAVKQSLTVRVRNAGRYSGIPDSLSGHPVEIVAARADTRALVEKFTASFTLEMHYEDDEIHGDESSLTIFYYSKKDKGWVPMVTMVDTEANVMSAEVDHLSVFDFNTQDWEAARLPTLDNFQVAGFTGAGTYSLPIEVPAGPGGLQPNLVLSYNSQTVDGANNYTQADWAGMGWSLDTGYIQRNMNGTSDYQDDDTFSLTVNGMGGLLLPVGEGTDGNGDYVEYQTADHSFMRIRHYPIEGSAGYPIDNSFWLVWDKTGTRYYFGPGPYYPDFTTCGVEMLRRWQWPLFTVRNVHGQEIHYEYEYEQKVSVGHCSGYQSYHTVAVYPSAIYYPHSRYRVVFTRIPRTDFEGKWRDYKSYRILFKRSLLSEIRIEHDADGDEIYEELIRKYVFTYASDAEDLIFPNVEWDQGGDTPTLIQVQEFGIGGTEALPAYTFEYGDQMHLTRAENGYGGVFQFEYDAWNADETNDEGKEKYRGGSDPIYQDEIELPDLELDVYFPGSNYRFTGDVNGYVGTHVNFGIEIDDSNTEIWSDDVPIGHPGSDWGWETLSATLTVPGDATKVLPLFGCDFCGLNILKMYVMPTRYRVVEKRLHDGINASPITFDYEYGGGAMNDEEHSDGVSTDYPYYEEHTQFRGHEWSRTIGADGLETTTWYYQDDILKGRSYKTEVRDGQGNLYSESETKYSSEEYATSDLPEDEDHHTYTDLKIYWTRTNFEVTRTYEGDSTYVATRVVYVYDTSMQ